CAACACCACAAAACTCACCATGGAATTTGACGTTGAACTCCAGCCGTCAAACCCGAGCCACCATCTGCCAATCTCATACCACGGCAATGTATTTGATGCGAAGGTGTTTTACAAAGACCAGGGACATTCTTCTAACAACGTCACTCTTGACATATCAACTCTGCAATCATCTTTCAACGGCAACAGCAGCGTGGTTGAGATGAAACATACGTTTTTATCTTTCAATGTCACTCTTGTTTTAGAAACCTGTATAAAGAATATCAAAATGCAAGTTACTTCTAAGAAAAGAAATGTAGGACTAAAAATGCCTTCTTGAATTGCACCCCTTCTCAATTCTCATAGATTTTATAGTTAGTAATCAACTTTCATGGACAGTTAAACCATTATTCAATCTTATCAGAGATGGAATTAAGAATGTACGACTTGGAGCGTTGATTCATCAAGCAACATCTAAAATTAGGATTCCATTATAACTTCACATATACATTCTCAATAACAGTTAGCAACATGcacaatataatattttttacaccATCTAGCcaataatccatcataatttCTTATCTATGTGCTTTTCAAACTGTCATCTAAGTTTGAAGACACTCCTAGTCATACAATTCCCCAAGCTGCCGATAGGTTTCTAATCTTCTACAATCTACACTGCTTCATGATCGAAAAAGCAAAACAGCATATGGCATTCAACATCATGCCTCATTCATCATCACATTAGAGAGGATGCACAAGAGTGTTGTTAATCGCAATAGTCAATAGCACGAAACATTGTGACTTTTAGCACAACCGGTTTTGTCTTGATCAGCTCAAACACACAATAATCTCCATACGACAGGTTGTTGTCCTTTTGAAATATAGAAAATCCCCTCGTTATTTGTATTGCTGATGATCTGGCATCGTGAAAGATGCCAAACACTTCCCACTGCTCTCCATGAGAATTTTGGAGCTTTATAGGAATATTTGGCTTTAGATACTTTGtagcaaaatcaaaattaacataCTGCATAATGGATGAGAGATCAATTTAAGTGGAAACATAAATAACTCAACATTTACTTTAAAGTAAAAATCTCACCGCATATTTTCCCTTAACGATTTTGGAACGAAAATAAGGGTTGTTTGGGTTGAGTTCTTTGGCGGCATCCTCTACTCTTTTAGAAGCATATTTAGACATGTTTTTGACCTTTTTCCGAAGCCTCTCACATGTTTCAACCTTGGACCTTTTTCTAGAACTAggataatttgtttttggttctcCATTAGTACTTGGAGTTTCGAAAGGATAGGAAATTTCAACAGAAGTTGCATCAAATATAATAACACTAAACTTTGAATTCCCTTCATATTTGAAAGAAATGAAGCAACCATATCCTATAGAATAATATTCTACAAACTCTTGCCATTTGTTGCAAAAGAAAACATTCTCGCCACGTTTCTTCAGTTCCATTTTCCATACACGACCATCTGGAACAGTAATTGTAGCAACATTATTGAGTTCATTTCCAAATCTTGTTATAAATTCATCTGGAATTCTCTGCATTAAAAAGTGATAACACACCATTCGTTATACTATAGGACCAAACTTCAAAAGACGGTTGACATGCTTTTGAGATTTTCACAATTTCAGTTACTCTAGTCAATAAAGGGTTACACCTAGTGCATGTTTGGGGTAGGAAAAAGTGATTTCatatacataaaatttattttgacagCTTTGGGTAAAATTGCTTTTGAGTCCATAATAAATTCTAATTTGAAGTTAGGATTTGAAGTTTTCCACTCTAAGTTGCTTTTAGAGTTGAATTTACTTTTAAGGGAGTGTGATCAAAACTTCCCATACAACTAAGTATCCATTGTGTAATCACTTTCAACTCAACTAACGGAATGTAATCAAACACAAGTTATTGTAATATGTATAGACAAAAACTCCAAATTAAATTCTAACTTCAAGTTAGAAACAATTATTGagccaaaatcaattctatctgATCTCATTCcaaatatgtcaaaatcaatttggtctcatcaaaaagtgaaaccaaacacacactaactcaaaataaaagattcaaaaacaatttttacaaCCTTTGGATAAAAGAAACACTAAACAAAAACGAGTGATC
Above is a genomic segment from Medicago truncatula cultivar Jemalong A17 chromosome 5, MtrunA17r5.0-ANR, whole genome shotgun sequence containing:
- the LOC120575755 gene encoding B3 domain-containing transcription factor VRN1, yielding MQPSRRKCVRISSPEKESKHFMKAILPSPIHSKQIRIPDEFITRFGNELNNVATITVPDGRVWKMELKKRGENVFFCNKWQEFVEYYSIGYGCFISFKYEGNSKFSVIIFDATSVEISYPFETPSTNGEPKTNYPSSRKRSKVETCERLRKKVKNMSKYASKRVEDAAKELNPNNPYFRSKIVKGKYAYVNFDFATKYLKPNIPIKLQNSHGEQWEVFGIFHDARSSAIQITRGFSIFQKDNNLSYGDYCVFELIKTKPVVLKVTMFRAIDYCD